From a single Rhodococcus qingshengii JCM 15477 genomic region:
- a CDS encoding nitroreductase family protein, with amino-acid sequence MTSYPVLDLTPDELLTTTRTVRKRLDLTRPVPLDLVKECLQIALQAPSGSNRQGWQWMVVTDPALRAAVGQIYKEVTDEYLASHGSAAKLFADDPDRAPIQQRVGTSVAWLGEHMGEVPVLLIPCIKAGKTLPEGNQAGLWGSLLPAAWSYALAARARGLGTAWTTLHLQREAEVAELLGIPAGFHQAALIPTAYFTGETFKPAAREPVDNVLHVDRW; translated from the coding sequence ATGACGTCGTATCCCGTACTCGACCTGACACCCGACGAATTGCTGACCACAACGCGGACCGTTCGAAAGCGTCTGGATCTGACCCGTCCCGTGCCGTTGGACCTGGTGAAGGAATGCCTCCAGATCGCCCTGCAAGCGCCCTCCGGTTCGAATCGCCAGGGCTGGCAGTGGATGGTGGTGACCGATCCGGCACTGCGTGCAGCAGTCGGGCAGATCTACAAGGAAGTCACCGACGAGTACCTTGCCTCTCACGGTTCGGCGGCAAAACTCTTCGCCGATGATCCCGATCGCGCGCCGATTCAACAACGCGTGGGCACCAGCGTCGCGTGGCTCGGTGAGCACATGGGTGAGGTGCCGGTCCTTCTCATTCCGTGTATCAAGGCGGGCAAGACGCTGCCGGAGGGGAACCAAGCCGGCCTGTGGGGTTCGCTACTCCCGGCTGCGTGGAGTTACGCGCTGGCCGCGCGGGCACGTGGGCTCGGTACGGCGTGGACGACATTGCATTTGCAGCGTGAAGCGGAAGTTGCCGAGCTGCTGGGCATTCCGGCCGGATTCCATCAGGCTGCGCTCATCCCGACGGCGTACTTCACCGGCGAGACGTTCAAACCCGCCGCCCGTGAACCGGTCGACAACGTGCTGCACGTGGACCGATGGTGA
- the hisB gene encoding imidazoleglycerol-phosphate dehydratase HisB, producing MSDRIARIERTTRESSIVVELNLDGTGIVDVSTGVPFFDHMLNALGTHASFDLDVKAKGDVEIDAHHTVEDTAIVFGQALGQALGDKKGIRRFGDAFIPMDETLAHASVDVSGRPYCVHTGEPDYMVHSVIGGYPGVPYHAVINRHVFESIALNARIALHVRVLYGRDQHHITEAEYKAVARALREAVEPDPRVSGVPSTKGTL from the coding sequence ATGAGCGATCGCATCGCGCGGATCGAACGAACAACTCGGGAATCAAGCATCGTCGTCGAACTGAATCTGGACGGGACCGGCATCGTCGACGTCTCCACCGGCGTTCCGTTCTTCGACCACATGCTCAACGCCCTGGGTACGCACGCCAGCTTCGATCTCGACGTCAAGGCGAAGGGTGACGTCGAGATCGACGCTCACCACACCGTCGAGGACACCGCGATCGTTTTCGGCCAGGCGCTCGGCCAGGCTCTCGGCGACAAGAAGGGCATCCGTCGTTTCGGCGACGCTTTCATCCCGATGGACGAAACGCTGGCGCACGCGTCGGTCGACGTCTCCGGTCGCCCGTACTGCGTGCACACCGGTGAGCCCGACTACATGGTGCATTCCGTCATCGGCGGGTACCCGGGCGTTCCGTATCACGCGGTGATCAACCGCCACGTGTTCGAGTCGATCGCATTGAATGCACGTATCGCACTGCACGTTCGGGTTCTGTACGGCCGCGATCAGCATCACATCACCGAAGCCGAGTACAAGGCCGTTGCGCGCGCTCTGCGTGAGGCGGTCGAGCCGGATCCGCGCGTGAGTGGCGTGCCGTCGACGAAGGGCACACTGTGA
- a CDS encoding glycoside hydrolase family 1 protein, translating to MALTCLFGVLALPAHASAEVPDDFLWGVATSGFQSEGSSPDSNWSRYSDSGRTHDKIGDSVDFRHRYAEDIDRAADLGSKVFRFGVEWARVQPAAGSWNETEFAYYDDVVAHIRARGMTPMITLDHWVYPGWVVDQGGWTNPKTEADWLVNAEKVVERYSGIGALWITINEPTVYVQRELTYGGIALTQAPSMFDSLVRVHRAIYDRIHVLDPGARVSSNFSFIPGVSEAIDSVFTDRVRDKLDFLGIDYYYGVALNNPTAAYAALDEFYNVTPQPEGLYDALMRYSGKYPELPLYIVENGMPTDNGAPRADGYTRANHLRDHIYWMERAREDGADVIGYNYWSITDNYEWGSYRPRFGLYTVDVLGDPTAARIPTDGVAAYRRIIHDNGVGADYVPVMAPAFCSLVDPPRSCTATR from the coding sequence ATGGCACTGACGTGCCTGTTCGGGGTGCTGGCCCTTCCCGCGCACGCCTCGGCTGAGGTACCGGATGACTTCCTCTGGGGCGTTGCCACCTCCGGGTTCCAATCGGAAGGTTCGTCGCCGGACAGCAACTGGTCTCGATACTCCGATTCCGGACGAACCCACGACAAGATCGGTGACTCGGTCGACTTCCGTCATCGCTACGCCGAGGACATCGACCGGGCGGCCGATCTGGGATCGAAGGTTTTCCGATTCGGCGTCGAGTGGGCGCGAGTTCAGCCCGCCGCCGGGAGCTGGAACGAGACCGAATTCGCCTACTACGACGACGTGGTAGCTCACATCCGCGCGCGGGGCATGACTCCGATGATCACACTCGACCACTGGGTGTATCCGGGATGGGTTGTCGATCAAGGCGGCTGGACAAATCCGAAGACGGAAGCCGATTGGCTGGTCAACGCAGAGAAGGTAGTCGAGCGGTACTCCGGAATCGGGGCACTCTGGATCACGATCAACGAGCCGACTGTGTACGTTCAGCGCGAATTGACCTACGGCGGAATCGCACTCACCCAGGCGCCGTCGATGTTCGACTCATTGGTCCGAGTCCACCGGGCGATCTACGACCGCATCCATGTTCTCGATCCCGGTGCCCGCGTAAGCAGTAATTTCTCCTTCATTCCCGGCGTGTCCGAGGCGATCGATTCGGTATTCACGGATCGAGTTCGCGACAAGCTCGACTTTCTCGGCATCGACTACTACTACGGTGTGGCCCTGAACAATCCGACTGCCGCGTACGCCGCACTCGACGAGTTCTACAACGTCACGCCGCAGCCCGAAGGCCTGTACGACGCATTGATGCGGTACTCGGGCAAGTATCCGGAACTCCCCCTCTACATCGTCGAGAACGGCATGCCCACCGACAACGGAGCGCCGCGCGCCGACGGATACACACGCGCGAATCACTTACGCGATCACATCTATTGGATGGAACGCGCCCGAGAGGACGGTGCCGACGTGATCGGCTACAACTACTGGTCCATCACCGACAACTACGAATGGGGTTCGTACCGACCTCGATTCGGCCTCTACACGGTCGATGTTCTCGGCGATCCCACTGCGGCCCGAATCCCGACCGACGGCGTCGCCGCCTACCGCCGAATCATCCACGACAACGGCGTCGGAGCCGACTACGTGCCCGTCATGGCCCCGGCTTTCTGCTCGCTCGTCGATCCTCCCCGCAGCTGTACGGCTACTCGATGA
- the hisD gene encoding histidinol dehydrogenase has product MLARTDLRGRTPSTAELRAALPRGGVDVDAVLHQVRPMVEAVRDRGAEAALEFGEKFDGVRPASVRVPAAELERALRELDPAVKEALEVAIERTRKVHADQRRKDTVTEVVPGGTVTERWVPVERVGLYVPGGNAVYPSSVVMNVVPAQTAGVGSLVVASPPQADFGGLPHPTILAAAAMLGVDEVWAVGGGQGVALLTYGGTDTDGTELVPVDLITGPGNIYVTAAKRLCRGLVGIDAEAGPTEIAILADHTADPVHVAADLISQAEHDVMAASVLVTTSVDLADAVDKALAAQLEITKHRERVTTALTGSQSGTVLVSDVSAGLRVVNAYAAEHLEIQTEDATGVAAQVTSAGAVFVGPWAPVSLGDYCAGSNHVLPTAGCARHSSGLSVQTFLRGIHVIDYSESALKDVAGHVITLANAEDLPAHGEAVRLRFEALR; this is encoded by the coding sequence ATGCTTGCCCGCACCGACCTGCGTGGTCGTACCCCATCCACGGCCGAACTTCGCGCCGCGCTTCCCCGAGGTGGAGTGGATGTGGACGCGGTACTGCATCAGGTTCGCCCGATGGTCGAAGCCGTCCGTGATCGCGGGGCAGAAGCCGCTCTCGAATTCGGCGAGAAGTTCGACGGCGTTCGTCCGGCTTCGGTTCGTGTACCCGCGGCCGAGCTCGAGCGCGCACTTCGTGAACTCGACCCCGCAGTCAAGGAAGCCCTCGAGGTTGCGATCGAGCGCACCCGCAAGGTGCACGCCGATCAGCGTCGCAAGGACACCGTCACCGAGGTCGTTCCGGGTGGCACGGTCACCGAGCGTTGGGTTCCGGTCGAGCGCGTCGGGCTGTACGTGCCCGGCGGCAATGCCGTGTACCCGTCCAGCGTTGTCATGAACGTCGTGCCGGCTCAGACGGCCGGCGTCGGATCACTTGTTGTCGCCTCGCCGCCCCAAGCCGACTTCGGCGGATTGCCGCACCCGACCATCCTTGCCGCAGCAGCCATGCTCGGCGTCGACGAGGTGTGGGCCGTCGGCGGCGGGCAGGGCGTCGCCCTCCTTACCTACGGCGGAACCGACACCGATGGAACCGAGCTTGTCCCGGTCGACCTCATCACCGGTCCCGGCAACATCTACGTCACTGCCGCCAAGCGTCTGTGCCGCGGACTGGTCGGCATCGACGCGGAAGCCGGTCCCACCGAGATCGCGATCCTCGCCGACCACACCGCTGACCCGGTCCACGTTGCCGCCGATCTCATCAGCCAGGCCGAGCACGACGTGATGGCCGCCAGCGTTCTTGTCACGACCAGCGTCGACTTGGCCGACGCGGTCGACAAGGCTCTGGCTGCGCAGCTCGAGATCACCAAGCATCGCGAGCGCGTCACCACGGCACTGACCGGTAGCCAGTCGGGCACGGTGCTCGTTTCTGATGTTTCCGCTGGTCTGCGCGTCGTCAATGCGTATGCGGCAGAGCACCTCGAGATCCAGACCGAGGATGCAACCGGGGTGGCAGCTCAGGTCACCAGCGCTGGTGCCGTGTTCGTCGGCCCGTGGGCGCCGGTCAGTCTCGGCGACTACTGCGCCGGCTCCAACCACGTTCTGCCGACGGCCGGGTGTGCACGCCACTCCTCCGGTCTGAGTGTGCAGACGTTCCTTCGTGGAATCCACGTGATCGACTACTCCGAGTCTGCACTGAAAGACGTTGCCGGACACGTCATCACGCTGGCCAATGCGGAGGATCTGCCGGCTCACGGCGAGGCTGTGCGTCTGCGATTCGAGGCTCTGCGATGA
- a CDS encoding dihydrofolate reductase family protein yields MVSLIYSAICSIDGYVADEQGNFDWAVPDAQVHAFVNELERGVGTYLLGRRMYETMIPWETMASEDLERSSVAGGPSAPDEFAGIEAATAEFAQIWRGIDKIVYSTTLNEVSTARTRIVPSFDEDSIRLLESEAVQDISIGGPTVAVSAFAAGLVDEVRLFLCPVNIGGGLRALPESRLDLQLLEEKTFDGGVVYLRYAVR; encoded by the coding sequence ATGGTGAGCCTGATCTACTCGGCGATCTGCTCGATCGACGGGTATGTGGCTGATGAGCAAGGAAACTTCGACTGGGCGGTTCCCGACGCGCAGGTCCATGCGTTCGTCAACGAGCTAGAGAGGGGAGTCGGCACGTACCTGCTCGGGCGCCGGATGTACGAGACGATGATTCCCTGGGAAACAATGGCATCCGAGGATCTCGAGCGTTCTTCGGTGGCAGGAGGACCTTCGGCTCCGGACGAGTTTGCCGGAATCGAGGCGGCGACCGCCGAGTTCGCTCAGATCTGGCGTGGAATCGACAAGATCGTGTACTCCACGACGCTGAACGAGGTGTCGACCGCACGTACCAGGATTGTCCCGAGCTTCGATGAAGACTCCATCCGTTTGCTCGAGAGTGAAGCGGTACAAGATATCTCGATCGGTGGACCGACGGTTGCGGTTAGTGCTTTCGCGGCGGGTTTGGTCGATGAAGTCAGACTGTTCCTGTGTCCGGTCAATATCGGTGGCGGATTGCGAGCTCTCCCGGAAAGCCGGCTTGATCTGCAGCTGCTCGAGGAGAAAACCTTCGACGGCGGCGTCGTCTATCTGCGATACGCCGTTCGCTAA
- a CDS encoding AraC family transcriptional regulator, with amino-acid sequence MRNISINDVDHSPRGVLALGTDYPPGHVLAAHEHRRAQFLFAVNGAMNVETEDGEWTVLPSNAVMIPAGVAHAVTMDGVSTRSLYIEPSAAPWFPVRCRVVAVSSLLRELLVAAVDVDVELNVEDDFPAHGRSAAVFQLILHELRDLAPLPVELPLPRHPGLRALCAQYLAAPSIHDSPTRWADRLHVSERTLHRLLISETGMSASSWMQRACILHALPKLSAGASVTAVASELGYSTPAAFAAMCTRVSGAPPSSYRARVTTQTQG; translated from the coding sequence GTGCGCAACATCTCGATCAACGACGTCGATCACTCACCCCGCGGTGTTCTCGCACTCGGAACCGACTACCCACCCGGTCATGTGCTGGCCGCCCACGAACATCGACGAGCCCAGTTTCTCTTCGCTGTGAACGGTGCGATGAACGTCGAAACCGAAGACGGTGAGTGGACGGTTCTGCCGTCCAATGCGGTCATGATTCCCGCCGGTGTCGCTCATGCCGTGACAATGGACGGCGTCAGCACGCGAAGCCTCTACATCGAACCGTCGGCAGCGCCGTGGTTCCCGGTCAGGTGCCGAGTCGTCGCAGTATCGTCGCTCCTGCGTGAGTTACTTGTCGCTGCAGTCGACGTGGATGTCGAGCTGAATGTGGAGGACGACTTCCCCGCACACGGACGCAGCGCCGCGGTATTTCAGCTGATCCTGCACGAACTTCGCGATCTTGCGCCCCTACCTGTGGAACTCCCGCTGCCTCGGCACCCGGGATTGCGGGCGTTGTGCGCGCAGTATCTCGCAGCCCCGTCGATCCATGACTCGCCCACGCGGTGGGCTGACCGACTCCACGTCAGTGAACGGACACTGCACCGCTTGCTGATCTCGGAAACGGGGATGAGCGCGTCGTCGTGGATGCAGCGTGCCTGCATTCTTCACGCGCTTCCGAAACTTTCTGCCGGGGCCAGTGTGACGGCCGTTGCGTCTGAACTCGGATACTCGACGCCGGCTGCCTTCGCGGCGATGTGCACCCGAGTCTCGGGTGCACCGCCCAGTAGCTATCGGGCGCGCGTCACGACACAGACACAGGGATGA
- a CDS encoding histidinol-phosphate transaminase, giving the protein MSSAPGESISVDALPIRENLRGKSAYGAPQLTVPVQLNTNENPHPPTQALIADVAESVREAAKELHRYPDRDAVALRTDLAAYLAKQTGVPVTVDNLWAANGSNEILQQLLQAFAGPGRSAMGFVPSYSMHPIIADGTDTEWVEVFRRDDFALDVDAAVTVIAERRPDVVFVTSPNNPTGHSVGIAELRRILDVAPGIVIVDEAYAEFSAAPSAMTLIEEFPAKLVVTRTMSKAFAFAGGRLGYLAAAPAFIDALLLVRLPYHLSVVTQAAARAALRHADETLGSVHALSAERDRVSKALADNGFRVIPSDANFILFGQFTDSAQAWKEYLDRGVLIRDIGIPGYLRATVGLEAENDAFIKASDEIAGTQLVDTNSGETA; this is encoded by the coding sequence ATGAGTAGTGCTCCTGGAGAGTCGATTTCGGTCGACGCCCTTCCGATTCGCGAGAACCTGCGTGGAAAGTCGGCGTACGGCGCACCGCAGTTGACGGTTCCGGTTCAGCTCAACACGAACGAGAACCCGCATCCACCGACCCAGGCGCTCATCGCCGATGTGGCCGAATCCGTGCGCGAAGCCGCGAAGGAGCTGCACCGCTACCCCGACCGTGACGCTGTCGCATTGCGGACGGATCTGGCGGCGTACCTGGCGAAGCAGACAGGTGTACCGGTCACCGTCGACAATCTGTGGGCGGCAAACGGATCGAACGAGATTCTGCAGCAACTTCTTCAGGCGTTCGCAGGTCCAGGACGTAGCGCGATGGGTTTTGTGCCTTCGTACTCGATGCACCCGATCATCGCCGACGGTACCGATACCGAGTGGGTCGAGGTCTTCCGTCGGGACGACTTCGCACTCGACGTGGATGCTGCCGTCACCGTGATCGCGGAACGTCGACCCGACGTCGTGTTCGTGACCAGCCCCAACAACCCGACCGGACACAGCGTCGGCATTGCGGAACTGCGACGCATCCTCGACGTGGCGCCGGGCATCGTGATCGTGGACGAGGCGTACGCGGAGTTCTCCGCTGCCCCCAGCGCGATGACGCTGATCGAGGAGTTCCCGGCCAAGCTGGTTGTGACCCGCACCATGAGCAAGGCTTTCGCGTTTGCCGGTGGCCGACTCGGCTACCTCGCCGCCGCTCCCGCGTTCATCGACGCACTGTTGTTGGTGCGCTTGCCGTATCACCTCTCGGTGGTCACGCAAGCGGCGGCACGTGCCGCCCTGCGTCACGCCGACGAGACCCTCGGCAGTGTGCATGCCTTGTCCGCCGAGCGCGATCGAGTGTCGAAGGCGCTGGCGGACAACGGTTTCCGAGTGATTCCCAGTGACGCGAACTTCATCTTGTTCGGTCAGTTCACCGACAGTGCACAGGCGTGGAAGGAATACCTCGACCGCGGGGTTCTCATCCGCGACATCGGCATCCCCGGATATCTGCGGGCCACCGTGGGACTCGAAGCCGAGAACGACGCGTTCATCAAGGCCAGTGACGAAATCGCAGGCACCCAGCTGGTCGACACGAATTCAGGAGAGACGGCATGA
- a CDS encoding sulfite exporter TauE/SafE family protein, producing the protein MLHYALILLAFGALTGVTTVLFGFGGGFVTVPVVYAASTLRPDVIDPMHVAVASSAAVMVVNSLGATVAFRKSGRLRTEYIRPLIGPVALGAGLGAVAAGHVDDGVVRILFVLYLLVTILDSLLRQGFLTPSEPREHLDRHGVRAVGIGIGAVASFLGVGGSVMTVPMMRRGGVPMADAAASANPLSLPVAVVATAVYAVSSGHRSASDLSAGRVGAVDLLAVCALLAGSLPAIALSRRIVGAIPDRVHAAAYIALLGVVTAVMVIA; encoded by the coding sequence GTGCTTCACTACGCCCTCATCCTTCTCGCTTTCGGCGCCTTGACCGGAGTCACCACCGTTCTGTTCGGATTCGGTGGCGGGTTTGTCACTGTCCCAGTCGTTTACGCTGCATCGACGCTGAGGCCGGACGTCATCGATCCGATGCATGTCGCCGTAGCATCCTCGGCGGCCGTGATGGTGGTCAATTCACTCGGTGCCACAGTCGCATTCAGGAAGTCAGGACGGCTTCGGACGGAGTACATCAGACCTCTGATCGGCCCCGTCGCACTCGGAGCCGGGCTCGGAGCGGTTGCGGCGGGCCACGTAGACGACGGCGTCGTCCGGATTCTGTTTGTGCTCTACCTCCTGGTGACAATCCTGGACAGTCTTCTGCGACAAGGGTTTCTGACACCATCTGAACCTCGCGAACATCTTGACCGTCACGGCGTCCGCGCTGTCGGGATAGGCATCGGTGCCGTCGCAAGTTTCCTCGGAGTCGGCGGGAGCGTCATGACGGTTCCGATGATGCGACGCGGCGGAGTTCCGATGGCCGACGCCGCCGCGAGCGCCAACCCGTTGAGCTTGCCTGTCGCCGTCGTCGCGACTGCGGTGTATGCGGTCTCATCAGGGCACAGATCAGCCTCGGATCTGTCGGCGGGCAGAGTCGGCGCTGTCGACCTTCTGGCCGTCTGTGCACTACTCGCCGGTTCTCTACCGGCGATCGCGCTGAGCCGACGAATCGTCGGTGCCATACCGGACCGAGTCCATGCCGCCGCCTACATCGCTCTACTCGGCGTCGTCACGGCAGTGATGGTGATTGCTTAG
- a CDS encoding arabinosyltransferase domain-containing protein, which produces MATTAPPALPTPQRSSGPNRARIVAIVASILGIVLCGSVPFLPIEQDTAAVNWPQAGSTTSVEAPLVSYTPLRMEASIPCASISELAATGGTLVSTAPPGAADARRYGFVATVSPESSDAPARVDVVLRDRVLLSTPVADLPSGCALTLAAEPTRTTFSATGSEPRVIEGDSRPQVVGVFSDLDSAAAGLNVSIEADSRFTSSPSVIKTLAMILGALTAVVSLFALHRLDNRDGRGTRKFLPARWWKFTVLDGVVVGTLVLWHFIGATTTDDGYQFTMARASEQSGYMSNYFRWFAVPETPFGTPYYNILGLLAHVSTASPWVRLPALLAGIITWLVISREVAPRLGAAIRGNRLALWTGALVFLAFWLPFNNGLRPEPIVALGVLLTWCSIERAVATRRLLPVAVAILIAGFTLTAGPSGLICFAALIAGIRPIMRIIIERARTTGYVAAVGPLLTAGLSILIPAFGDQSLAAVIEMQRVHSISPNQPWFDEYLRYQYLFNISVDGSLTRRFGVFVMVLCLGVCTAMMLRKGGRIPGLAAGPSRRVVGLTIGALPLLMFSPTKWTHHFGIFAGLTAVLAMMTAVAVGTKLLRSPRNRALFAAAVLFLLAVAFTGSNSYYYVSSYSVPWWDKPVSISGLGASTVLLGLTVLMLGVAAWYFFREPYTAGKEPSAKHARLLAISPLTVAAGAMVLFEVLSMAKGAVTQYPAYSVGRANVDAVLGQHCGLANDVLLETDPNASMLTPLSGSVATGLSAGGATGFDPNGVASDLRADKEATATGGANTVDTSEDTAGNSAGTGGGAGQTGVNGSSVALPFGLDPATTPVMGSYGQPSPGTLTSDWYQLPDVGENATRGDIISIAAAGRVRSVDKDGIVTYGQNVEVEYGTARGVDDAETDAVETLGKIAPLDIGPAPSWRNLRVPLDQIPVEANSIRLVVSDYDSKPDQWVAVTPPRVPKTQKLNDVVGSQAPVMLDWAVGLAFPCQRPFDHRVGIAEVPEYRILPDHSGALVTSAWQDHYGGGPLGWIDLLLTAQTIPSYLDNDWARDWGSIEKYTPIDPSAVPAQVDETTVQRSGTWNPGSMTMDF; this is translated from the coding sequence GTGGCCACGACCGCACCTCCGGCCTTGCCGACCCCTCAGCGATCCAGCGGACCGAACCGAGCACGGATCGTTGCGATTGTCGCATCGATCCTCGGCATAGTTTTGTGCGGATCAGTGCCGTTCCTGCCGATCGAGCAAGACACCGCCGCCGTCAACTGGCCGCAGGCCGGGTCGACGACAAGCGTCGAGGCGCCATTGGTCTCGTACACACCGTTGCGCATGGAGGCATCGATTCCGTGCGCGTCGATCAGTGAGTTGGCTGCCACCGGCGGAACGCTCGTCTCGACTGCTCCCCCGGGTGCCGCCGATGCGCGCCGCTACGGATTTGTTGCCACTGTCTCCCCCGAATCCTCCGACGCTCCCGCTCGGGTCGACGTTGTCCTACGCGATCGAGTGTTGCTCTCGACACCCGTCGCTGATCTGCCGAGTGGATGCGCACTCACGCTCGCCGCCGAACCGACCCGAACCACCTTCAGTGCCACCGGTTCCGAACCGCGCGTCATCGAGGGCGACAGCCGGCCACAGGTAGTCGGCGTCTTCAGCGACCTCGATTCGGCGGCAGCCGGTTTGAACGTCTCGATCGAGGCGGACTCTCGCTTCACGTCGAGCCCGTCGGTGATCAAGACTCTCGCCATGATTCTCGGGGCACTCACGGCTGTCGTGTCCCTCTTCGCGCTGCACCGCCTCGACAACCGCGACGGCCGGGGCACACGCAAATTTCTGCCCGCCCGATGGTGGAAGTTCACCGTCCTCGACGGGGTCGTCGTCGGAACTCTGGTGCTGTGGCACTTCATCGGCGCTACCACCACCGACGACGGCTACCAGTTCACGATGGCAAGAGCCTCCGAGCAATCGGGCTACATGTCCAACTACTTCCGGTGGTTCGCGGTCCCCGAAACCCCGTTCGGAACGCCGTATTACAACATCCTCGGACTCCTGGCCCACGTCAGCACCGCAAGCCCCTGGGTCCGTCTGCCTGCTCTGTTGGCAGGCATCATCACCTGGCTCGTCATCAGCCGGGAGGTTGCGCCTCGGCTGGGCGCCGCCATTCGCGGAAATCGACTCGCCCTCTGGACCGGCGCGCTTGTCTTCCTCGCTTTCTGGCTTCCGTTCAACAACGGACTGCGCCCCGAACCGATCGTTGCCCTCGGCGTGCTGCTGACCTGGTGCTCGATCGAACGCGCCGTCGCGACGAGACGACTTCTGCCGGTCGCAGTCGCGATCCTGATCGCCGGATTCACCTTGACTGCCGGCCCTTCCGGCCTCATCTGCTTTGCCGCACTCATCGCCGGAATACGCCCGATCATGCGCATCATCATCGAACGTGCGCGCACCACCGGTTACGTCGCGGCTGTCGGGCCACTGCTAACTGCCGGACTCTCGATTCTCATCCCCGCGTTCGGCGATCAAAGTCTGGCCGCCGTCATCGAGATGCAACGCGTCCACTCGATCTCACCGAATCAGCCCTGGTTCGACGAGTACCTCCGCTATCAGTACCTCTTCAACATCTCCGTCGACGGTTCCCTGACTCGCAGATTCGGTGTGTTCGTCATGGTTCTGTGCCTTGGCGTCTGCACCGCGATGATGCTGCGCAAGGGGGGCCGGATTCCCGGTTTGGCCGCCGGCCCGTCACGCCGCGTCGTGGGGCTGACGATCGGCGCACTGCCACTGCTGATGTTCTCGCCGACCAAGTGGACGCACCACTTCGGAATCTTTGCCGGACTCACCGCCGTTCTGGCGATGATGACGGCCGTCGCCGTAGGAACAAAACTCCTGCGCTCGCCGCGCAATCGGGCCCTCTTCGCGGCGGCCGTCCTGTTCCTCCTCGCGGTGGCATTCACCGGCAGCAACAGCTACTACTACGTGTCCAGCTACAGCGTTCCGTGGTGGGACAAGCCTGTGTCCATCAGCGGACTCGGCGCGAGCACCGTCCTCCTCGGGCTGACGGTGCTGATGCTCGGCGTCGCCGCGTGGTACTTCTTCCGTGAGCCGTACACCGCGGGGAAGGAACCGTCCGCGAAGCACGCTCGACTGCTTGCCATCTCGCCACTGACGGTTGCCGCAGGTGCCATGGTCCTCTTCGAGGTGCTGTCCATGGCCAAGGGCGCGGTCACCCAGTACCCGGCCTATTCGGTGGGCCGTGCAAACGTCGACGCCGTTCTCGGCCAACATTGCGGTCTCGCCAACGACGTTCTGCTCGAGACCGATCCGAACGCCTCGATGCTGACGCCCCTCTCGGGCAGCGTCGCCACAGGACTGTCCGCCGGTGGGGCTACGGGATTCGATCCGAATGGCGTCGCTTCCGACCTTCGAGCAGACAAGGAAGCCACGGCTACCGGCGGCGCGAACACCGTCGACACCTCCGAGGACACCGCCGGCAACTCGGCCGGAACCGGCGGTGGCGCCGGACAGACCGGAGTCAACGGCAGTTCGGTCGCGTTGCCGTTCGGTCTCGACCCGGCGACAACACCCGTCATGGGTAGTTACGGTCAGCCCTCCCCCGGCACTCTGACCAGTGACTGGTACCAACTCCCCGACGTGGGCGAGAACGCCACGCGTGGCGACATCATCTCGATTGCCGCGGCTGGTCGTGTTCGGTCCGTCGACAAGGACGGAATCGTCACCTACGGCCAGAACGTCGAGGTCGAGTACGGCACAGCGCGTGGCGTCGACGATGCCGAAACAGACGCTGTCGAAACACTCGGAAAGATCGCGCCCCTCGACATCGGCCCGGCGCCGTCATGGCGGAACCTGCGTGTGCCGTTGGATCAGATTCCCGTCGAAGCCAACAGCATTCGACTGGTCGTCAGCGACTACGACAGCAAGCCCGACCAATGGGTGGCCGTCACCCCGCCGCGGGTTCCGAAGACCCAGAAGCTCAACGACGTCGTCGGTTCACAGGCGCCCGTCATGCTGGATTGGGCTGTCGGACTGGCATTCCCATGCCAACGCCCCTTCGATCATCGGGTCGGTATCGCCGAGGTCCCCGAGTATCGGATCCTTCCCGACCATTCCGGTGCGCTCGTGACCAGTGCCTGGCAGGACCACTACGGTGGTGGACCGTTGGGGTGGATCGATCTGCTCCTGACCGCGCAGACCATTCCGTCGTATCTCGACAACGACTGGGCTCGCGACTGGGGTTCGATCGAGAAGTACACACCGATCGATCCGAGTGCAGTACCTGCCCAGGTCGACGAAACGACCGTTCAGCGCTCCGGGACGTGGAACCCGGGATCGATGACCATGGATTTCTGA